Proteins co-encoded in one Spirosoma endbachense genomic window:
- a CDS encoding HAD family hydrolase, with the protein MPDAPFAALFDMDGVIVDNTDFHINAWLQFAQHKGIPLTRDQYIDHINGRVSADAMAYVFQRPIEPGELIVLTEEKEAIYRELYRPHLQPAPGLITLLEALKARNVPTAVGTSAPMSNVHFTLDGLLLRPYFDTVVDASLVKHGKPHPEIYLKAAEKVGVEPARCVVFEDAFAGIQAGLRAGMAVIAVATTLTRNELAGSGASLIVDDFIGLTVDAIREVVNKTVH; encoded by the coding sequence ATGCCCGATGCTCCGTTTGCCGCCCTCTTCGATATGGACGGCGTCATAGTTGATAACACTGACTTTCATATCAATGCCTGGCTTCAGTTTGCGCAACACAAAGGCATTCCATTAACCCGAGATCAATACATTGACCATATCAACGGCCGCGTATCGGCCGATGCCATGGCCTATGTGTTCCAGCGCCCAATTGAACCCGGCGAACTTATCGTTCTAACGGAAGAAAAAGAAGCCATTTATCGGGAGCTCTATCGCCCTCATCTCCAGCCAGCACCAGGCCTGATCACGCTTTTAGAGGCTCTCAAAGCCCGGAATGTTCCGACAGCCGTTGGTACGTCGGCACCGATGAGCAATGTGCACTTTACACTTGACGGCCTATTACTCCGACCTTATTTCGACACCGTCGTTGATGCAAGCCTGGTTAAACATGGCAAACCGCATCCTGAAATTTATCTGAAAGCAGCCGAAAAAGTAGGCGTTGAACCCGCGCGATGTGTGGTTTTCGAAGATGCGTTTGCGGGTATTCAGGCAGGACTTCGGGCGGGTATGGCTGTTATCGCCGTTGCAACTACCCTAACCCGCAATGAGCTAGCCGGTTCCGGAGCATCGCTGATTGTCGATGACTTTATTGGGCTAACTGTAGACGCTATACGCGAAGTGGTCAATAAAACGGTTCATTGA
- a CDS encoding agmatine deiminase family protein, producing the protein MSLTSSSETSLIPAREGFFFPAEWHPHVATWLSWPHTEASWTNERQELMFPAYIDFIKAISDSEQVCINAHNDIVIQAAKLRLLAAGVNMDRITLLPHPTNDSWCRDHGPAFLINPANKQRMIVNWGYNAWGGKYPPFDRDDLIPVEIAHYRGLDYVTPGIIMEGGSVEFNGAGTVLTSRACLLNQNRNSHLTQAKIEQYLCDYYGVQQVLWVEEGIVGDDTDGHIDDTVRFVNEDTVLAAYEPNQNDANYPFLQEIHQELKQMRLLNGKQLTIVELPMPDPVVSDGLRLPASYANFLITNKSVIVPTFRCNKDQPALDIIGQCFPDRQVIGIDSTDIVWGLGSFHCLSQQEPSV; encoded by the coding sequence ATGTCTTTGACCTCTTCATCCGAAACGTCCCTGATTCCTGCCCGTGAGGGCTTTTTCTTTCCGGCCGAGTGGCATCCCCACGTAGCAACCTGGTTGAGCTGGCCACATACCGAAGCGTCGTGGACCAACGAGCGCCAGGAATTGATGTTTCCAGCTTACATCGATTTCATTAAGGCCATTTCTGACAGCGAACAGGTCTGCATCAATGCCCACAACGACATTGTGATTCAGGCGGCCAAACTGCGTCTGCTGGCGGCTGGTGTAAACATGGATCGGATCACGCTCCTGCCCCACCCGACCAATGATTCGTGGTGTCGTGATCATGGCCCCGCGTTTCTGATCAATCCGGCGAATAAACAACGGATGATCGTGAATTGGGGTTATAATGCGTGGGGGGGCAAGTATCCACCTTTCGACCGTGACGATCTGATTCCAGTTGAGATTGCCCATTATCGTGGTCTGGACTACGTGACTCCAGGCATCATTATGGAGGGCGGTTCGGTTGAGTTCAATGGAGCCGGAACTGTACTAACGAGTCGGGCCTGCCTGCTCAACCAAAATCGCAACAGTCATCTGACGCAGGCTAAAATTGAACAATACCTCTGCGATTACTACGGTGTTCAGCAAGTGCTTTGGGTAGAAGAGGGTATCGTTGGCGACGATACCGACGGGCATATTGACGATACGGTCCGTTTTGTGAACGAGGATACGGTGCTGGCTGCCTATGAGCCAAATCAAAACGACGCCAATTACCCATTTCTTCAGGAAATCCATCAGGAACTAAAGCAGATGCGGTTACTGAATGGCAAACAACTGACCATCGTTGAGCTGCCCATGCCCGATCCGGTAGTGAGCGATGGGCTGCGGCTACCGGCTTCGTATGCCAACTTTCTCATAACCAACAAATCGGTTATTGTTCCAACGTTCCGCTGCAATAAAGATCAGCCAGCATTAGACATCATCGGCCAGTGTTTTCCCGACCGCCAGGTAATTGGCATCGACTCGACCGATATTGTCTGGGGTCTGGGCAGTTTTCATTGTCTGAGCCAACAGGAACCTAGTGTCTGA
- a CDS encoding AAA family ATPase, which yields MPYSSDVAAAEALTTSYKKLKSEISKVVIGQDDTVRLLLTAIFCQGHCLLVGVPGLAKTLLIQTIAGALDLEFNRIQFTPDLMPSDILGSETLDQERNFKFIKGPVFANIILADEINRTPPKTQSALLEAMQEYAVTIAGQKYNLGRPFFVLATQNPIEQEGTYPLPEAQLDRFMFNIYLDYPSYQSELDIVKSTTSDQRYEVQQVITGEEIREFQHLVRRVPVVDNVVEYAVKLVHKTRPNTELAASDANQYLEWGAGPRASQALILAAKCNALLNGKYSPDIEDVRAVALPILRHRVVRNFKAEAEGISVEQLIKRML from the coding sequence GTGCCTTACTCATCGGATGTTGCTGCTGCAGAAGCCCTTACTACCTCTTACAAAAAACTAAAATCTGAAATTTCTAAGGTTGTTATTGGTCAGGATGATACCGTAAGACTGCTGTTAACGGCTATTTTCTGTCAGGGGCATTGCCTGTTGGTAGGTGTGCCGGGGCTGGCTAAAACGCTGCTTATTCAGACCATTGCCGGCGCACTTGACCTGGAGTTTAATCGGATCCAGTTTACGCCCGACCTGATGCCGTCGGATATTCTGGGCTCCGAAACACTCGATCAGGAACGAAATTTCAAATTCATAAAAGGGCCCGTTTTCGCTAATATCATTCTAGCCGATGAGATAAACCGGACACCTCCTAAAACGCAGTCGGCTTTGCTGGAAGCGATGCAGGAATATGCGGTTACCATTGCGGGTCAGAAGTATAACCTAGGCCGTCCGTTCTTTGTACTGGCCACGCAGAACCCCATCGAGCAGGAAGGAACCTATCCCCTACCCGAAGCTCAGCTCGACCGGTTCATGTTTAACATATACCTCGATTATCCGTCTTATCAGTCGGAGCTGGACATTGTAAAAAGCACCACGAGCGATCAGCGTTACGAAGTACAGCAGGTTATTACAGGGGAAGAAATCCGGGAGTTTCAGCACCTGGTGCGTCGGGTGCCCGTTGTCGATAATGTTGTTGAATACGCGGTTAAACTCGTTCACAAAACCCGCCCGAATACCGAATTAGCCGCTTCGGATGCGAATCAATATCTGGAATGGGGGGCTGGGCCACGGGCATCACAGGCGTTGATTCTGGCGGCCAAATGCAATGCATTGCTGAATGGCAAATATTCACCCGATATCGAGGATGTTCGTGCCGTTGCTTTACCGATACTTCGCCATCGCGTTGTTCGCAACTTTAAAGCAGAAGCTGAGGGTATATCCGTTGAGCAGTTGATCAAACGAATGCTCTGA
- a CDS encoding peptidylprolyl isomerase: MRQFTGGILLALAVTACKTTAPVVQQTPPQPIILTLGNKAFTTDDFFQSFTKNQFSSDSAQRTDVKNYFDLYTNLKLKVLAAETEGRDTTEAFREEMNTYRKQLAQSYLTDKVLVESLSAEAYQRMQEEINASHILVSVVEDAAPADTLAAYQKVVSIRKQALAGTDFATLARNNSQDSQTAPNGGNLGYLTAFSLVYPLETVAYTTPVGQVSMPVRSRSGYHLIKVNNRRPSRGKLRVAHILVRLSPSADEAGQKAAQDRIDAAYTRLQKGEAFETVCQEVSDDVTSRSNGGLLPIFGVDKQVPAFEEAAFGLTKPGELSKPVRTNYGWHIIKLVERKGLEPYADLAPSLRQRVMTDTRADVLRQATVQRLKKEYAIQEDKVVVETALAKADSNLLRGQWRYSEPLDPALQNKPLFTISGKPVTTNQFFAYVRQKQLPQRNPALATTNPVTPSTGSPAVSMRRLLDRFEGDQLIATEEANLDKKSSEFRSLLNEIRDGVLLSQVMEQNVWERSMTDSTGQRQYFDQNKDKYRFPERAVATIIVAQNDDLLKQAREMLAGKPPYQLKRSAPDLLYDRNQTALAALQRDNMYDVLVTLARNPDYVVEVSGAHDATERDSVSAGRIRAVVSYLQKSGISLNRIAEKDYQGAPPRRTTDATKDTGVQRRISFQYFSNAKADIAKVLNSNHQIPSGNPAVTVTEGIFAEGNNPFLDSIDQWKEGTTTFNRDGKSVSITISRLDQARGKTFAEARGAVINDYQTVLEQQWIAQLRQKYPVKVNEDEIRKLAK, from the coding sequence ATGCGCCAATTCACAGGCGGTATCTTGCTGGCACTTGCCGTAACAGCCTGCAAAACAACCGCACCAGTGGTTCAGCAAACGCCCCCACAGCCGATTATTCTGACGCTGGGGAACAAAGCTTTCACCACTGACGATTTCTTCCAGTCGTTTACTAAAAATCAGTTCTCGTCCGATTCTGCCCAACGAACCGACGTTAAGAATTACTTCGACCTGTACACCAATCTGAAACTTAAAGTACTGGCCGCTGAGACAGAAGGACGCGACACCACCGAAGCTTTTCGGGAGGAAATGAACACCTACCGAAAGCAACTGGCCCAGTCGTATCTGACCGACAAAGTGCTGGTCGAATCCCTGTCGGCCGAAGCCTACCAGCGGATGCAGGAGGAAATAAATGCTTCGCATATTCTGGTTTCGGTTGTAGAAGATGCCGCTCCGGCCGATACACTTGCAGCCTACCAAAAGGTGGTGTCAATTCGCAAACAGGCACTGGCTGGTACTGATTTTGCTACACTGGCCCGCAATAATTCACAGGATAGCCAGACAGCGCCCAATGGTGGAAATCTGGGCTACCTTACTGCCTTTTCGCTCGTTTATCCACTTGAAACAGTAGCCTATACGACGCCCGTGGGCCAGGTTTCGATGCCTGTTCGGTCACGATCGGGGTATCATCTGATTAAGGTCAACAACCGCCGACCGAGCCGTGGGAAACTACGGGTTGCCCATATTCTGGTCCGTCTGAGTCCCAGTGCGGACGAAGCGGGCCAAAAAGCCGCCCAGGATCGTATCGATGCGGCCTATACCCGCCTGCAAAAAGGAGAAGCCTTTGAAACCGTTTGTCAGGAAGTATCTGACGATGTAACCTCCCGATCAAACGGCGGATTGCTACCAATCTTTGGCGTCGATAAGCAAGTCCCCGCTTTTGAAGAAGCTGCTTTTGGCTTAACCAAACCGGGTGAGCTTTCGAAACCTGTCCGCACAAACTATGGCTGGCATATCATTAAGCTCGTTGAACGTAAAGGGCTGGAGCCTTATGCAGATCTGGCCCCTTCGCTACGTCAGCGCGTGATGACCGATACCCGCGCGGATGTATTGCGGCAGGCGACTGTACAACGGCTAAAGAAAGAGTACGCGATCCAAGAGGATAAAGTGGTAGTTGAAACCGCATTAGCCAAAGCCGATAGCAATCTATTGCGTGGCCAATGGCGCTACTCTGAACCACTTGATCCTGCCTTGCAGAATAAACCCCTTTTTACGATCTCCGGTAAGCCCGTTACAACCAACCAGTTTTTCGCTTATGTGCGTCAGAAACAGCTGCCCCAACGCAATCCGGCTTTAGCCACTACGAATCCCGTCACACCTTCTACGGGCTCACCTGCGGTTTCGATGCGCCGATTACTCGACCGGTTTGAAGGCGATCAGTTAATTGCTACTGAAGAAGCGAATCTGGACAAAAAATCATCAGAATTTCGTTCGCTGCTCAACGAGATTCGGGATGGTGTCCTGCTCTCGCAGGTAATGGAGCAAAACGTATGGGAACGATCGATGACGGACTCAACAGGGCAACGGCAGTACTTTGACCAAAACAAAGATAAATACCGTTTCCCCGAACGTGCTGTCGCAACGATCATCGTGGCTCAGAACGACGATTTGCTGAAACAAGCCCGCGAAATGCTGGCCGGCAAACCGCCCTACCAACTCAAACGGTCGGCGCCCGATTTGCTTTATGACCGTAACCAAACAGCTCTGGCTGCCCTGCAGCGGGATAATATGTATGACGTTTTGGTGACTCTTGCCCGCAATCCCGACTATGTTGTTGAAGTATCGGGGGCACATGATGCGACAGAACGCGATTCTGTTTCGGCGGGTCGGATTCGAGCCGTTGTCAGTTATTTACAGAAGAGCGGTATTTCGCTGAATCGCATTGCGGAGAAGGATTACCAGGGCGCGCCACCCCGTCGAACAACTGATGCGACCAAAGACACAGGGGTTCAGCGCCGAATTTCGTTTCAGTATTTTTCGAATGCCAAGGCCGACATTGCGAAAGTTCTGAACAGTAACCATCAGATTCCCTCGGGCAATCCAGCCGTAACGGTTACCGAAGGCATTTTTGCGGAAGGGAACAATCCATTTCTGGACAGTATCGATCAGTGGAAGGAAGGCACAACAACGTTTAATCGGGATGGAAAATCTGTTTCGATAACGATCAGTCGCCTTGACCAGGCGCGGGGTAAAACGTTTGCTGAGGCCAGGGGTGCAGTCATTAACGACTATCAGACGGTACTCGAACAACAATGGATTGCTCAGCTTCGACAAAAGTATCCCGTGAAAGTGAACGAAGACGAAATCCGGAAACTAGCGAAGTAA
- a CDS encoding peptidylprolyl isomerase, with amino-acid sequence MKKVICSAYIVLMGWFLTAPVFGQGQGVSLNKIIAKVDNYYVLRSDLEESYQSYVGQNQTPPQKCQLLESLVINKMMLAKAEIDSVVVDDKIVDSELDQRMQYMVQQFGSEKNIIEAYGKSLEMLKSELRQQVKDQKIVQKMQQKITTDMKVTPRDVRKFFDAIPRDSLPYMPADVEVGQIVRFAKPTKEQKEVLRQKLLDLKKRVQAGEDFAKLAKENSEDVGSAQNGGDLGFAKRGAMVAPFEGAALKLKPNDISDVVESDFGLHLIQLLETRGAEYHARHILIRPDYNRLDLTGPSHYLDSLRTLIVADSIKFDKAAHDFSEDKSTADAGGLIRDAQSGSSRLAMDGTMEYAMFQMLDTMKVGSISAPLPYRTEDGKSAVRILYFKSKVAPHTADFKIDFEKLQNIVLTNKKNRAIDEWFRKSVADVYITVDPEFQSCRIFGTTQNSAAALGQGGN; translated from the coding sequence ATGAAAAAAGTAATCTGTAGTGCTTACATCGTTTTGATGGGCTGGTTTCTGACCGCACCGGTCTTTGGCCAGGGTCAGGGTGTAAGCCTGAATAAGATCATTGCAAAGGTCGATAACTACTACGTTCTTCGGTCTGATCTTGAAGAATCTTACCAATCTTATGTTGGCCAGAATCAAACTCCTCCCCAGAAATGTCAGTTACTGGAAAGTCTGGTTATCAACAAAATGATGCTGGCGAAAGCGGAAATTGACTCCGTTGTAGTCGATGACAAGATCGTAGATAGCGAACTCGACCAGCGGATGCAATACATGGTCCAGCAGTTTGGTTCCGAGAAAAACATCATTGAAGCCTACGGAAAAAGCCTGGAGATGCTCAAAAGTGAACTTCGCCAGCAGGTGAAAGATCAGAAAATTGTTCAGAAAATGCAGCAGAAGATCACGACCGACATGAAGGTAACTCCTCGTGACGTTCGAAAATTCTTCGATGCTATTCCGAGAGACAGTCTGCCTTACATGCCTGCCGACGTTGAAGTTGGGCAAATTGTTCGGTTTGCGAAACCGACCAAAGAGCAAAAAGAGGTGCTGCGCCAGAAATTGCTGGATCTCAAAAAGCGTGTTCAGGCGGGTGAAGATTTTGCCAAATTAGCCAAAGAAAATTCAGAAGACGTTGGTTCTGCCCAGAACGGCGGTGACCTCGGCTTTGCCAAGCGGGGAGCGATGGTAGCCCCTTTTGAAGGAGCAGCTCTGAAACTAAAACCGAACGACATTTCAGATGTTGTTGAATCTGATTTTGGTCTTCACCTCATTCAGTTACTGGAAACCCGAGGAGCCGAATATCACGCCCGGCACATCCTGATCCGGCCCGATTATAATCGACTGGATTTAACAGGTCCATCCCATTATCTGGATAGTTTACGGACACTTATCGTTGCCGATTCGATAAAGTTTGATAAGGCTGCCCACGATTTTTCAGAAGACAAAAGCACAGCCGACGCTGGTGGCCTTATTCGCGATGCACAATCGGGAAGCAGCCGTCTGGCTATGGATGGCACGATGGAATACGCGATGTTTCAGATGCTCGACACGATGAAAGTGGGTAGTATTTCGGCTCCACTGCCTTACCGTACTGAAGACGGTAAAAGTGCGGTACGAATATTGTATTTCAAGAGTAAAGTAGCGCCCCACACGGCCGATTTCAAGATTGATTTTGAAAAACTCCAGAACATTGTGTTAACCAACAAAAAGAACCGCGCTATTGATGAGTGGTTCCGAAAGTCGGTTGCTGATGTTTATATCACCGTCGATCCTGAATTTCAAAGCTGTCGCATCTTTGGTACTACCCAAAATAGTGCGGCCGCCCTCGGTCAGGGCGGAAATTAG
- a CDS encoding n-acetylglutamate synthase, with amino-acid sequence MYDNKTFRSVANSDNGEVSGETVFHYHQQGQLVWADYEGGAIVKGFLIATVQDDQSLDMRYQHVNTQGELMTGRCRSTPEKLPDGRIRLHERWQWTSGDESSGESIVDEIPS; translated from the coding sequence ATGTACGATAACAAAACGTTTCGATCCGTTGCCAACAGCGATAATGGCGAAGTCAGTGGTGAAACCGTGTTCCATTACCACCAGCAAGGCCAGCTCGTTTGGGCAGATTATGAGGGTGGAGCCATTGTGAAAGGGTTTCTGATTGCCACTGTTCAGGACGATCAAAGCCTGGATATGCGCTACCAGCATGTCAACACACAGGGCGAATTGATGACAGGTCGGTGTCGATCAACACCCGAAAAACTGCCAGATGGCCGCATTCGGCTGCATGAACGCTGGCAATGGACCAGTGGTGACGAATCGTCGGGCGAGTCCATCGTCGACGAAATACCCTCCTGA
- a CDS encoding ABC transporter ATP-binding protein — protein sequence MLEAHKLTKLFGPIAAVHGVSLKLEPGTVMALVGASGSGKSTLLSMLAGLTDADEGEVRLNGERVPGPSEVLVPGHEDIRLVHQEYQLMPNVSVRENITYALRFFEKSYREFRVDELLKLCRLTDVQDRLPRQVSGGEKQRTAIARAIADKPAVLLLDEPFSHLDLPNRLIVRDLLVDLVRHENTACLLVTHDASDALSIANSLGILRDGRLVQFGPPKEVYRRPATAYAARMTGSVNILKAKHLPTLGLSGVDNPEALLCLRPEQIRLDDMGLSGTIRALFFKGSHYEIDVELSRYVCLRMLSTRDDLQVGQLIGIKIAGESIWKLQR from the coding sequence TCGAAGCACATAAACTCACCAAATTATTTGGCCCGATAGCGGCTGTTCATGGCGTATCGCTGAAGCTTGAACCGGGTACTGTTATGGCACTTGTTGGGGCCAGCGGTTCCGGAAAAAGTACCTTATTGAGTATGTTAGCCGGTCTGACAGATGCCGACGAAGGCGAAGTCCGGCTCAATGGTGAACGGGTGCCGGGGCCATCGGAGGTACTGGTTCCCGGTCATGAAGATATCCGGCTTGTTCATCAGGAATATCAACTCATGCCAAATGTATCGGTTCGCGAAAATATTACCTATGCACTGCGTTTTTTTGAGAAAAGCTACCGCGAGTTTCGGGTCGATGAACTGCTGAAGCTCTGCCGATTGACGGATGTGCAGGATCGTTTGCCGCGCCAGGTTTCAGGTGGCGAAAAACAGCGTACGGCCATTGCCCGCGCTATTGCCGATAAGCCTGCGGTATTGCTTCTGGATGAACCATTCAGCCACCTCGATTTACCCAACCGACTCATTGTTCGCGATCTGCTAGTTGACCTGGTTCGGCACGAAAACACAGCCTGTCTTCTGGTGACCCACGATGCCAGCGATGCGCTATCAATTGCCAATTCGTTAGGAATTTTGCGCGATGGCCGTTTGGTTCAATTCGGACCCCCGAAAGAGGTTTACCGGCGACCTGCAACAGCTTATGCCGCCCGAATGACGGGTTCGGTCAATATTTTGAAAGCAAAGCACCTGCCCACTTTAGGCTTGTCCGGAGTTGATAATCCCGAAGCCTTATTGTGCCTGCGTCCGGAGCAGATTCGATTGGATGATATGGGCCTAAGTGGGACAATTCGGGCCTTGTTTTTTAAAGGTAGCCATTACGAAATAGACGTTGAACTATCGCGTTATGTATGCCTGCGTATGCTATCGACCCGCGATGACCTACAGGTTGGCCAGCTTATTGGAATCAAAATAGCTGGCGAATCGATCTGGAAGCTCCAACGCTAA